In the genome of Bdellovibrio bacteriovorus, one region contains:
- a CDS encoding ExbD/TolR family protein — MKHSKKHLDFEVNLIPFIDLLSVSICFLLITAVWLNVGSMDVKQAVGGQAQEDTKKSPLVWIRMTPAGDLDLEVQQSSLVPAGLRKFRVSQVDKKVNYEGLEKALTNLKAVEPSLNTGLIQPTAATSYEEIIDVMDKLKKSGMNDLGVSPL; from the coding sequence ATGAAACACTCTAAAAAGCATTTGGATTTTGAAGTTAACCTTATTCCGTTCATTGACTTGTTGTCAGTGTCGATCTGCTTTCTTTTGATCACAGCAGTGTGGTTGAACGTGGGATCGATGGACGTGAAGCAAGCCGTTGGCGGTCAAGCGCAAGAGGATACTAAGAAAAGTCCTCTTGTGTGGATCCGTATGACTCCGGCAGGGGACTTGGACCTTGAAGTGCAACAAAGCTCTTTGGTTCCAGCAGGTCTTCGTAAGTTTCGCGTTTCTCAAGTCGATAAAAAGGTGAATTACGAAGGTTTGGAAAAAGCTCTAACAAATTTAAAAGCTGTTGAGCCTTCTTTGAACACAGGTCTAATTCAACCGACAGCGGCGACATCTTACGAAGAGATCATCGACGTGATGGATAAGCTGAAGAAAAGCGGAATGAACGATTTGGGCGTTTCTCCTTTATAA
- a CDS encoding ExbD/TolR family protein encodes MISDGILKTSVLTGTLEGHSIISPRGAKGKRNIAADLLLTALIDAFSILVIFLLMNFSSTGEILMIGKNQELPKAHLAAVLERNPVIKIDDNKIYVEDKLVTADTITAELLELRKKHQELHPNVEFQGVATIQADRRVKYEFLNQIILGMNQAGYSDIKFAVVLK; translated from the coding sequence GTGATTTCTGATGGCATTTTAAAGACATCAGTTTTAACGGGGACTTTAGAGGGTCACTCTATTATCAGTCCTCGTGGAGCTAAAGGAAAACGCAACATCGCGGCCGATCTTCTTTTGACGGCTCTGATTGATGCGTTCTCTATTCTTGTGATCTTCCTTCTTATGAATTTTTCCAGCACGGGCGAAATCCTGATGATTGGTAAAAACCAGGAACTTCCTAAAGCCCACCTTGCGGCGGTTTTAGAAAGAAATCCGGTGATCAAAATCGATGATAACAAGATTTACGTTGAAGATAAGTTAGTCACTGCAGACACCATCACGGCCGAACTTTTGGAGCTTCGTAAAAAGCACCAAGAGCTTCACCCGAACGTCGAATTCCAAGGAGTGGCGACGATTCAGGCGGACCGCCGAGTGAAGTATGAGTTCTTAAACCAGATCATACTGGGAATGAACCAAGCAGGATACAGCGACATCAAATTTGCAGTAGTACTGAAGTAG
- a CDS encoding MotA/TolQ/ExbB proton channel family protein — MEFLTKVAQAFQHGGFWMWPIMFIQITSIAIIIERTYALFVRRKLNQTAYALGFEESIRRGEMDAVITKAQSGATENPVARAIAAGAMAARNMGGKEEIQGKMDEVLLEENGHLDYRTGFLTMLGNVATLTGLLGTISGMISSFAAVAFANPAEKASLLSAGISEAMNATAYGLIAAIPALVAYAILQNRANRLAEDLNQGGLKVYNWLSYSYDPITSYQIKTNKSERHTEVNA, encoded by the coding sequence ATGGAATTCCTAACGAAAGTTGCTCAAGCATTTCAACACGGTGGATTTTGGATGTGGCCTATCATGTTCATCCAAATTACATCAATCGCGATCATCATCGAAAGAACTTACGCGCTTTTCGTGCGTCGCAAGTTGAATCAAACTGCTTACGCATTAGGCTTTGAAGAGTCTATTCGTCGTGGCGAAATGGATGCGGTTATCACGAAAGCACAATCAGGTGCGACTGAAAATCCAGTAGCGCGCGCAATTGCAGCGGGTGCGATGGCTGCTCGTAATATGGGCGGTAAAGAAGAGATCCAAGGTAAAATGGATGAAGTTCTTCTAGAAGAGAACGGTCACCTTGATTACCGCACGGGTTTCCTAACTATGCTTGGTAACGTGGCGACGTTGACAGGTCTTCTTGGAACAATCAGCGGTATGATCAGCTCGTTCGCAGCGGTGGCTTTCGCGAATCCAGCAGAAAAAGCATCTTTGCTTTCTGCAGGTATCTCTGAAGCGATGAATGCGACAGCTTACGGTTTGATCGCAGCGATCCCAGCTCTAGTAGCTTATGCTATCTTGCAAAACAGAGCGAATCGCTTGGCTGAAGATTTGAATCAAGGTGGTTTGAAAGTTTACAACTGGTTGAGCTACTCTTACGATCCAATCACATCTTACCAAATCAAAACGAACAAATCTGAGCGCCACACTGAAGTGAATGCGTAA